A DNA window from Pseudomonas sp. GD03919 contains the following coding sequences:
- the casB gene encoding type I-E CRISPR-associated protein Cse2/CasB, which produces MSEFAQSFIAHLQRLQERDRGAMAVLRRSLSFEPGSYPPAYPYVERFVAVERHAQDASRLALYLTAGLYAVHPHHAARSLAASLGELMRKRESASIEQRFIALLGADAENLAVYLRQIISLLAADDRALDYAVLLRDLSVWLNPYIDAERRDNVRQRWARDFYRALAAPAAEPTEHAAND; this is translated from the coding sequence ATGAGTGAGTTCGCGCAGAGCTTTATCGCCCATTTGCAGCGCCTGCAGGAGCGTGACCGAGGCGCCATGGCCGTGCTGCGCCGCAGCCTGAGCTTCGAGCCAGGTAGCTATCCGCCGGCTTATCCCTATGTGGAGCGTTTCGTCGCGGTCGAGCGGCATGCTCAGGACGCTTCGCGCCTGGCGCTGTACCTGACAGCGGGCCTATACGCCGTTCATCCTCATCACGCTGCGCGAAGCCTGGCTGCCAGCCTTGGCGAGCTGATGCGCAAGCGTGAAAGCGCCAGCATCGAGCAGCGTTTCATCGCCTTGCTTGGCGCCGATGCGGAAAACCTGGCGGTGTACCTGCGCCAGATCATCAGCCTGCTGGCCGCCGATGACCGGGCGCTGGACTACGCCGTGCTGCTGCGCGACCTGAGCGTCTGGCTCAACCCCTATATCGATGCCGAGCGCCGCGACAACGTGCGCCAGCGCTGGGCACGGGACTTCTATCGCGCCTTGGCGGCGCCTGCCGCAGAACCCACCGAACACGCTGCCAACGACTGA
- a CDS encoding type II toxin-antitoxin system RelE/ParE family toxin → MKLAWTRLALNDRQAIRSYIAQDNPIAALALDELFAEKAGRLADHPGLGRPGRVNGTRELVVHQHYLMIYDLANDQVRILRVLHTARQWPSAD, encoded by the coding sequence GTGAAGCTGGCCTGGACGCGCCTTGCGCTGAACGACCGCCAAGCCATCCGCAGTTATATCGCTCAGGACAATCCCATTGCCGCCCTGGCGCTGGATGAGTTATTCGCAGAAAAGGCCGGCCGTCTGGCCGATCACCCCGGCCTGGGGCGACCAGGCCGGGTGAACGGTACACGCGAACTGGTTGTTCATCAGCATTACCTGATGATCTACGACCTGGCCAATGATCAGGTACGGATACTGCGCGTGCTGCATACAGCGCGTCAGTGGCCCAGTGCGGACTGA
- the casA gene encoding type I-E CRISPR-associated protein Cse1/CasA, giving the protein MDEAFNLLDEPWLAVRMHDGQVRELGLLALFEQAGEISALAETSPPSLIAQYRLLLAITHRAISQAQGRWTDAERVLWYQSGLPLAAIREYLQRWRERFWLFHPQYPFMQVAALGDAEETRDKLKPWTQISLASANGNAPVVFDHSCDLVPRSISAADALRTLLGFLQFTPGGLVKTLRDSDKAGALANTAAVMPVGDSLAQSLCLALHPPTQTGHDDLPAWERNTLSITQLRGDPEMASGPNDRYTRQSRAVLLLADDEQRVQWIRFAAGLALGDDVQAPDPMASYRAGSNSMVRLSFSEGRALWRDLPALLPDAEGKASQPAAVLDWAANLQFYLGGGVQPLLIAGLASDQAKLLRWRSERIALPAKLLASVDHANELRRYVRDAEELFTALRKLATGMLAETLPDPGSKDTWARARSLIDAGPAGALYFASAERHLGRVMVLLGNDELDEAEALWRQSLHDAARDAWQAVLAGLGRGAKALRAEARHHSRLLGLLAPLRATPTPDKEVRV; this is encoded by the coding sequence ATGGATGAAGCTTTCAATCTGCTCGACGAGCCATGGCTGGCGGTACGGATGCATGATGGGCAGGTGCGTGAGCTGGGCTTGCTGGCGCTTTTCGAGCAGGCCGGTGAGATCAGCGCCTTGGCGGAGACTTCGCCGCCGAGTCTGATCGCTCAATACCGGCTGTTGCTGGCCATTACCCACCGCGCCATCAGCCAGGCGCAAGGGCGCTGGACGGATGCCGAGCGTGTGCTCTGGTATCAGAGCGGGCTGCCGCTGGCCGCCATTCGCGAGTATCTGCAGCGTTGGCGCGAGCGCTTTTGGCTATTCCATCCGCAGTACCCCTTCATGCAAGTGGCGGCGCTGGGCGACGCCGAAGAAACCCGCGACAAGCTCAAGCCCTGGACGCAAATTTCCCTGGCCAGCGCCAACGGCAATGCGCCGGTGGTGTTCGATCACTCCTGTGATCTGGTGCCGCGCAGCATCAGTGCTGCCGATGCGTTGCGCACCTTGCTGGGCTTTTTGCAGTTCACCCCTGGCGGTCTGGTCAAGACGTTGCGCGATTCCGACAAAGCTGGCGCGTTGGCCAATACGGCAGCGGTAATGCCAGTGGGCGATTCGCTGGCGCAAAGCTTGTGTCTGGCCCTGCATCCACCGACTCAGACGGGGCATGACGACCTGCCCGCCTGGGAGCGCAATACGCTCAGCATTACTCAGCTACGCGGCGACCCTGAGATGGCGAGCGGCCCCAATGATCGCTACACCCGGCAGAGCCGTGCCGTGCTGCTATTGGCGGACGATGAGCAGCGTGTGCAGTGGATTCGCTTCGCCGCTGGTTTGGCACTGGGCGATGACGTGCAGGCCCCCGACCCCATGGCCAGCTATCGGGCCGGCAGCAATAGCATGGTGCGCCTGAGTTTCAGCGAAGGCCGTGCCCTGTGGCGTGATCTTCCTGCTCTGTTGCCGGACGCAGAGGGCAAAGCCTCGCAGCCTGCTGCAGTGCTGGACTGGGCGGCCAATCTGCAGTTCTACCTGGGCGGTGGCGTGCAGCCGCTACTGATTGCCGGTCTGGCCAGTGATCAGGCCAAACTGCTGCGCTGGCGCTCTGAGCGCATCGCGCTACCGGCCAAACTGCTTGCCTCAGTCGATCACGCCAACGAGCTGCGCCGCTATGTGCGTGATGCCGAAGAGTTGTTCACCGCCTTGCGCAAGCTGGCCACCGGCATGCTCGCCGAAACCCTGCCTGACCCCGGCAGCAAGGACACCTGGGCGCGTGCGCGTAGCCTGATCGATGCCGGCCCGGCAGGTGCTTTGTACTTCGCCAGCGCCGAGCGTCACCTCGGGCGCGTCATGGTGCTGCTGGGCAACGACGAGTTGGACGAGGCCGAAGCGCTTTGGCGCCAGAGCCTGCATGACGCCGCCCGTGATGCCTGGCAGGCCGTGTTGGCCGGTTTGGGCCGAGGCGCCAAAGCTCTGCGTGCCGAAGCACGTCATCATTCACGTCTGCTGGGGCTGCTCGCCCCGTTGCGGGCGACTCCCACACCTGACAAGGAGGTTCGCGTATGA
- the cas5e gene encoding type I-E CRISPR-associated protein Cas5/CasD: MATLLLRLQGPMQSWGTTSRFDERDTQLEPSKSGVLGLICAALGRDRHEPVEDLAALRMGVRVDHEGMPMRDYQTATGVLIATGKSDLRRTVVSPRYYLSDASFLVGLEGADEALLAHIHAALRAPHWPLALGRKSFTPGMPVWLPDGLSPLPLEAALAQYPRLVSARRGDLQPTLRCLLEDDQEGAVRLDQPVAPFAERRFGPRFVKSGVLHVPDQTDA; this comes from the coding sequence ATGGCCACCCTGTTGCTGCGTTTGCAGGGGCCGATGCAATCCTGGGGCACCACCAGTCGGTTCGATGAGCGCGATACCCAGTTGGAACCTTCCAAGTCGGGCGTGCTTGGCTTGATCTGTGCTGCCTTAGGGCGGGATCGGCATGAGCCGGTCGAGGATCTGGCTGCCCTGCGTATGGGCGTGCGTGTCGACCATGAAGGCATGCCGATGCGCGACTACCAGACCGCTACTGGCGTGTTGATCGCCACCGGCAAGTCGGACTTACGCCGTACCGTGGTCAGCCCGCGCTATTACCTCTCCGATGCCTCCTTTCTGGTGGGCCTCGAAGGCGCGGATGAAGCTTTGCTCGCACACATTCACGCTGCCTTGCGTGCGCCGCATTGGCCGCTGGCATTGGGGCGCAAGAGCTTCACGCCGGGCATGCCGGTCTGGCTGCCCGATGGTCTATCGCCCCTGCCGCTGGAGGCGGCGCTGGCGCAGTACCCACGGCTGGTCAGTGCGCGCCGAGGTGACCTGCAGCCGACCCTGCGCTGCCTGCTGGAGGATGATCAGGAAGGCGCAGTCCGTCTGGATCAGCCGGTCGCACCTTTTGCCGAGCGTCGTTTCGGCCCACGTTTCGTGAAATCGGGAGTGCTGCATGTACCTGACCAGACTGACGCTTGA
- the cas3 gene encoding CRISPR-associated helicase Cas3': MKGFTDLSDQARRLWAKSGDGFGHGVLAHLLDVAAVAERMLAHEPPSTLVWAAQALGLEREQVARWVACLVGLHDFGKAIPGFQDKWPEGRQTDEALGLTFPARSLAVTDHACASAALLWEHLPGQGIGHLLWIRHVLQAISAHHGYNFNQSEFNRAKPAFEPPLWSEARQQIFAAYWAVLAPQGAPQNEALSQPAVQWLAGLTSVADWIGSNPEWFPLGERHALLAEHHADACARADQALREIGWRPFQSLLAAPATADQLIAQIVQRPELTARPLQAEADRLLDGVQGPALLLVEAPMGEGKTELAFLAHLRLQAANQHRGLYVALPTQATGNALFSRALTFLHGFSGDMALDVQLVHGGAGLNEQVLALRGIYGAEGESVSSSAWFSQRRRPLLSPYGVGTVDQALFATLNVKHHFVRLWGLSNRVVVLDEVHAYDTYTSGLIEALLRWLRAMGSSVVLMSATLPAPRRYALLRAWGVAPETAPELSYPRLLLADARGVAGGTCDSRPLPPIHLQAVAEDIDSLVAKASELVEQGGCGALIVNTVDRAQSLYLKLKAEPADAVPLLLFHARFPADQRSQQEQAVLARFGQGGERPAKALLIATQVAEQSLDIDFDFMLTDLAPVDLILQRAGRLHRHQRERPEVHRQATLFVAGLAPEALPDLKSTAWEYVYEPYILGRTWALLSREQALHLPQDIDRLVQAVYDSEDLPADLAEADRAFIEDEAYGSHLGKRQTERMMALNVAIDPEAEPQNAYTQKNRGYEEGEEGLGLPNYTRLGDDSVTLIPVHQVPGGWSLTPSGEAFDPDQPLSNALAKQLHARQLKTSRTALVKHAQALESRRSFSEHPLLRHLKPLVLTDGCLQIGRLTVRLDDELGLVYQREA; the protein is encoded by the coding sequence ATGAAAGGATTCACCGATCTCAGCGACCAGGCTCGCCGCCTCTGGGCCAAGAGTGGTGATGGCTTCGGCCATGGTGTGCTGGCGCATTTGCTGGACGTGGCGGCGGTGGCCGAGCGGATGCTGGCGCATGAACCGCCGAGCACGCTGGTTTGGGCCGCTCAGGCGTTGGGGCTGGAACGCGAGCAGGTGGCGCGCTGGGTTGCCTGCCTGGTGGGGTTGCATGATTTCGGCAAGGCCATTCCCGGCTTTCAGGACAAATGGCCCGAAGGGCGGCAGACCGACGAGGCGCTGGGGCTGACCTTTCCCGCTCGCTCATTGGCTGTGACCGACCATGCCTGCGCCAGTGCGGCGCTGCTCTGGGAGCATCTGCCTGGTCAGGGCATCGGCCATCTGCTGTGGATCCGCCATGTCTTGCAGGCCATCAGCGCCCACCATGGGTACAACTTCAACCAAAGCGAATTTAATCGGGCCAAACCGGCGTTCGAACCGCCGCTCTGGAGCGAGGCGCGTCAGCAAATCTTCGCGGCCTACTGGGCCGTATTGGCGCCACAGGGCGCGCCGCAGAACGAGGCGTTGTCGCAGCCGGCAGTGCAGTGGCTGGCGGGGTTGACTAGCGTGGCTGACTGGATTGGCTCCAATCCCGAATGGTTTCCCCTGGGCGAGCGCCATGCGCTATTGGCCGAGCATCATGCCGATGCCTGCGCGCGCGCCGATCAGGCCTTGCGGGAGATCGGTTGGCGTCCCTTTCAGTCTCTGCTGGCCGCCCCGGCCACGGCCGATCAACTGATCGCCCAGATCGTCCAGCGCCCGGAACTGACAGCGCGCCCGCTGCAAGCGGAAGCTGATCGCCTGCTCGACGGTGTGCAAGGCCCGGCACTGCTGCTGGTCGAGGCGCCGATGGGCGAGGGCAAGACCGAGCTGGCCTTTCTCGCTCACCTGCGCTTGCAGGCGGCCAACCAGCATCGCGGCCTCTATGTTGCGCTGCCGACCCAGGCCACGGGCAATGCGCTGTTCAGCCGTGCGCTGACCTTTCTCCACGGCTTCTCGGGCGATATGGCGTTGGATGTACAGCTTGTGCATGGCGGCGCCGGGCTCAACGAACAGGTGCTGGCGCTACGGGGCATTTATGGTGCCGAGGGCGAGAGCGTGTCATCGTCGGCCTGGTTCTCCCAGCGCCGCCGTCCGTTGCTGTCGCCTTATGGCGTCGGCACCGTGGATCAGGCGCTGTTCGCCACGCTCAACGTCAAACACCATTTCGTGCGCTTGTGGGGGCTGAGCAACCGCGTGGTGGTGCTCGACGAAGTGCATGCCTACGACACCTACACCAGCGGCCTGATCGAAGCACTGCTGCGCTGGCTCAGGGCGATGGGCAGTTCGGTGGTGCTGATGAGCGCGACTTTGCCCGCTCCGCGCCGTTATGCCTTGCTGCGCGCCTGGGGCGTGGCCCCGGAAACCGCCCCCGAGCTGAGTTACCCGCGCCTCCTGCTGGCCGACGCGCGTGGCGTGGCTGGCGGTACGTGCGACTCGCGGCCACTGCCGCCGATTCACCTGCAGGCCGTGGCGGAAGACATCGACAGCCTGGTCGCCAAGGCTTCTGAGTTGGTAGAGCAGGGCGGTTGCGGAGCGCTGATCGTCAATACCGTGGATCGCGCGCAAAGCCTTTACCTAAAACTCAAGGCCGAGCCGGCTGATGCGGTGCCGCTGCTGCTGTTTCATGCGCGCTTCCCGGCAGATCAGCGTAGCCAGCAGGAGCAGGCGGTGCTGGCGCGTTTCGGTCAGGGTGGCGAGCGGCCCGCCAAGGCCTTGCTGATCGCCACCCAGGTAGCCGAGCAGAGCCTGGATATCGACTTCGACTTCATGCTCACCGACCTGGCGCCGGTGGATCTGATCCTGCAGCGCGCCGGTCGTCTGCATCGCCACCAACGTGAGCGCCCCGAGGTGCATCGGCAGGCGACCTTGTTTGTGGCGGGGCTGGCACCGGAAGCCTTGCCCGATCTCAAAAGCACGGCCTGGGAATATGTTTACGAGCCCTACATCCTCGGGCGCACCTGGGCGTTGCTGTCGCGTGAGCAGGCATTGCACCTACCGCAGGACATCGATCGTCTGGTGCAGGCAGTGTATGACAGCGAGGATTTACCGGCGGATCTGGCCGAGGCAGATCGTGCTTTTATCGAGGATGAGGCCTATGGCAGTCACCTGGGCAAACGGCAGACCGAGCGCATGATGGCACTCAATGTCGCCATCGATCCCGAGGCCGAACCGCAGAACGCCTACACCCAGAAGAATCGCGGTTATGAAGAGGGCGAGGAAGGTTTGGGGCTGCCCAACTACACCCGCCTGGGCGACGACTCCGTGACCTTGATTCCCGTGCATCAGGTGCCCGGTGGCTGGAGCCTTACGCCAAGTGGCGAGGCCTTCGACCCCGATCAGCCGCTGTCCAACGCGCTGGCCAAACAGCTCCATGCCCGCCAGTTGAAAACCTCACGCACAGCATTGGTCAAGCATGCGCAAGCGCTGGAGTCGCGGCGGTCGTTCAGCGAGCATCCGTTGCTGCGTCATCTCAAGCCGCTGGTGCTTACCGATGGCTGCCTGCAGATCGGGCGTTTGACGGTGCGTCTGGATGATGAACTGGGGTTGGTCTACCAGCGCGAGGCTTGA
- the cas6e gene encoding type I-E CRISPR-associated protein Cas6/Cse3/CasE: protein MYLTRLTLDPRSAQARRDLADAYEMHRTLARAFVTDEQSAPARFLWRLEAGSNAWASPVVLVQSVQAGDWSALQVLPNYLQREIESKPLDLQTWTESGARYRFRLQANPTVTRQGKRYGLVGEQEQLAWLNRQGERHGFVVEAALVTASDVLASRKGNSRISLQRVCFEGRLQVRELAAFSRALEQGIGPGKAFGCGLLSVGRG from the coding sequence ATGTACCTGACCAGACTGACGCTTGACCCGCGCAGCGCTCAGGCGCGGCGTGATTTGGCCGATGCCTATGAGATGCACCGCACCCTGGCCCGTGCCTTCGTCACCGATGAGCAGAGTGCTCCGGCGCGTTTTCTCTGGCGCCTGGAAGCGGGCAGTAATGCCTGGGCCAGCCCGGTGGTGCTGGTGCAATCGGTGCAGGCCGGCGACTGGTCGGCCTTGCAGGTGCTGCCGAACTACCTGCAACGTGAGATCGAAAGCAAACCACTCGACCTCCAAACCTGGACCGAGAGTGGGGCGCGCTATCGCTTTCGCCTGCAGGCCAACCCGACCGTGACTCGCCAGGGCAAACGCTATGGCCTGGTGGGCGAGCAGGAGCAGCTTGCCTGGTTGAATCGTCAGGGCGAGCGCCATGGTTTTGTGGTCGAAGCGGCCCTGGTCACGGCCAGTGATGTGCTGGCAAGCCGCAAGGGCAACAGCCGCATCAGCCTGCAACGAGTGTGTTTCGAGGGACGTTTGCAGGTGCGTGAACTGGCCGCTTTCAGCCGCGCGCTGGAGCAGGGCATAGGCCCCGGCAAGGCATTCGGTTGTGGGCTGCTCAGCGTGGGGCGCGGCTGA
- a CDS encoding KilA-N domain-containing protein, with the protein MKAKLQVLEQDINTHIKDGVEYISITDIARYKSPDRTDILIGNWLRNRNTVEFLGIWEQLNNPDFKPIEFDGFKKQAGLNSFTLTPKQWIERTCAIGLVSKAGRYGGTFAQKDIAFEFASWISVEFKLYLIKEFQRLKEQEFQQLGWDIRRNLAKVNYLIHTDAIRENLIPETLSAQQISFVYASEADLLNVALFGVTARQWRDANPGLKGNLRDHADVHQLVCLANLESMNAHFISNGLPQSERLQKLNELAIRQMRVLVEATRQPLLDEGV; encoded by the coding sequence ATGAAAGCCAAGCTGCAGGTGCTGGAGCAGGACATCAATACGCATATCAAGGATGGGGTTGAGTACATCTCCATAACGGATATCGCGCGATACAAGAGCCCTGATCGTACGGACATTCTGATCGGTAACTGGTTGCGAAACCGTAATACCGTAGAGTTTCTGGGGATCTGGGAGCAACTCAATAACCCAGATTTTAAACCCATCGAATTCGATGGGTTTAAAAAGCAGGCAGGGCTTAATAGCTTCACCCTGACCCCAAAACAGTGGATCGAGCGAACCTGCGCCATCGGCTTGGTCTCCAAGGCTGGGCGTTACGGCGGCACCTTTGCCCAGAAGGATATTGCCTTCGAGTTTGCCAGTTGGATTTCGGTGGAGTTCAAGCTCTACCTGATCAAGGAGTTTCAGCGGCTCAAGGAGCAAGAGTTTCAGCAGTTGGGTTGGGATATTCGCCGCAACCTGGCCAAGGTCAACTACCTGATCCATACCGATGCCATTCGCGAGAATCTGATTCCCGAAACCTTGAGCGCACAGCAGATCAGCTTCGTTTATGCCAGTGAGGCTGACCTGTTGAACGTGGCATTATTCGGCGTCACCGCTCGACAATGGCGTGATGCCAACCCAGGGCTGAAAGGCAATCTGCGAGATCATGCCGACGTCCATCAATTGGTCTGTCTGGCTAATCTGGAGTCGATGAACGCCCACTTCATCAGTAACGGGCTGCCACAGTCCGAGCGCCTGCAGAAATTGAACGAACTGGCTATTCGGCAAATGCGCGTACTGGTCGAAGCTACTCGGCAGCCCTTGCTTGATGAGGGCGTCTGA
- the cas7e gene encoding type I-E CRISPR-associated protein Cas7/Cse4/CasC, which yields MSLFVEFHLIQNFAPSNLNRDDTGAPKDALFGGHRRARVSSQCFKRAIRLAAQEHDLVAPEHRGVRTKKLKALLLERLAERDPLEAEGKIEVALAAAGLKLKDDGKTEYLLFLGEAEIAGFANLIEQHWDELAGAPAGGEKKGKKEAKASAPADVVKKAKALLDGGKAVDVALFGRMLADMPEVNQDAACQVAHAISTHRVEREFDYFTAVDDKGGPDETGAGMIGQVEFNSATLYRYAVVDAGKLLGNLQQDRELTLSALEAFTQAVVRAIPTGKQNTFAAHNLPSFVGVCLRHASPLNLANAFEKPIAPRQDAALSSLSVSELAKHEGKLAAVYADARDQWAYLDLSEAWPQQKGFAVQNLGELATWVRTQVAAQLEG from the coding sequence ATGAGTCTGTTTGTCGAGTTTCACCTGATCCAGAACTTCGCCCCATCCAACCTCAACCGCGACGACACCGGCGCGCCCAAGGATGCCCTGTTTGGCGGTCATCGCCGCGCGCGGGTCAGCAGCCAGTGCTTCAAGCGCGCCATTCGTCTGGCGGCGCAGGAGCATGATCTGGTCGCCCCGGAGCATCGCGGCGTGCGTACCAAGAAGCTCAAGGCGCTGTTGCTGGAGCGTCTGGCCGAGCGTGACCCGCTCGAAGCTGAAGGCAAGATCGAAGTCGCCCTTGCCGCTGCCGGCCTCAAGCTCAAGGACGACGGCAAGACCGAGTACCTGCTGTTTCTCGGCGAGGCCGAAATCGCCGGTTTCGCCAACCTCATTGAGCAACACTGGGACGAACTCGCCGGTGCTCCGGCTGGTGGCGAGAAGAAGGGCAAGAAGGAAGCAAAGGCCAGCGCCCCGGCGGATGTGGTGAAAAAAGCCAAGGCCCTGCTCGACGGTGGCAAGGCCGTGGACGTTGCGCTGTTCGGGCGCATGCTCGCCGATATGCCGGAGGTCAACCAGGACGCTGCCTGCCAGGTAGCCCATGCCATCAGCACGCATCGTGTGGAACGTGAGTTCGACTACTTCACTGCCGTCGACGACAAGGGCGGGCCGGACGAAACCGGCGCCGGCATGATCGGCCAGGTGGAGTTCAACTCCGCCACCTTGTACCGCTATGCGGTGGTCGATGCCGGCAAGCTGCTCGGTAACCTGCAGCAGGATCGCGAGCTGACCCTGTCCGCCCTGGAGGCGTTTACCCAGGCCGTGGTGCGCGCCATCCCGACGGGCAAGCAGAACACCTTCGCCGCGCACAACCTGCCGAGCTTCGTCGGCGTTTGTCTGCGCCATGCCAGCCCGCTGAATCTGGCCAATGCCTTCGAGAAACCTATCGCCCCACGCCAGGATGCCGCGCTTAGCAGTCTGTCGGTCAGCGAACTGGCCAAGCACGAGGGCAAGTTGGCGGCGGTCTATGCCGACGCTCGCGACCAGTGGGCCTACCTCGACCTGAGTGAGGCCTGGCCGCAGCAGAAGGGCTTTGCTGTGCAAAACCTCGGTGAGCTGGCGACCTGGGTACGCACGCAGGTCGCCGCGCAACTGGAGGGCTGA
- a CDS encoding CopG family ribbon-helix-helix protein, with protein MSEATFTFRVDDALKSEFAQAAKARDRTGAQLLRDFMRDFVRQQQEAAEHDVWLRRQVQMGLDSANAGELLSGEEVEAEAAAWRAEMRRKLDSAAS; from the coding sequence ATGAGTGAAGCCACCTTTACCTTTCGCGTGGACGACGCCCTGAAAAGCGAATTTGCCCAGGCTGCCAAAGCCCGCGACCGCACTGGCGCGCAGTTGCTGCGCGACTTCATGCGTGATTTCGTCCGACAGCAGCAGGAGGCCGCCGAGCACGATGTCTGGCTGCGCCGCCAGGTACAGATGGGGCTGGATTCGGCCAATGCTGGTGAGTTGCTCAGTGGCGAAGAGGTCGAAGCCGAAGCCGCCGCATGGCGTGCTGAAATGCGCCGCAAGCTGGACAGCGCCGCGTCGTGA
- a CDS encoding PhoX family protein codes for MKHDPQDFHQRLEAHDDQSINPSANPSLATLIDPTRRNLLKGGLGLAALGFFGGGLAACSKASASPLLNFASVPLQFDPQFDQVLVPPGYRAVPFFSWGDAVEPGATDWRPDASDDWQAQLKQAGDNHDGMNFFAFEGEEDRGLLVMNHEYVNPPLHPSGVIDQSRPRPLDEVRKEQAAHGVSVIEVRKGSDGQWHRVMDSPYNRRISMLTPMRLAGPLAGLEMMKTASDPEGLTVLGTLNNCATGVTPWGTFLTCEENWHNYFINRDQQDYERRVSHKRYGLATEGTSKNYAWETADARFDATPYADQPHGGHVNEPHRFGWVVEIDPFDPGAQPIKRTAFGRFSRECAALALGEDGRMAFYSGDDARGEYVYKFVPSGRFDAANPRANRDLLDEGTLYAARFDADGSGQWLALVHGQNGLSAEHGFASQAEVLLNARAAADRAGATPMDRPEWATVHPGTREVYVALTNNDGRGDKQPTDAANPRPHNLHGQILRFNEQGGDPTATAFTWELFLLAGEARGARTAGGEPMPANLTGTVNGDIFSSPDGLAFDAAGRLWIQTDYDDEEAPMQGMGCNMMLCADPATREVRRFMVGPRGCEITGLAWSPDGKAMWANIQHPSLSYPASDGRSRPRSTTVLVTRLDGGVIGS; via the coding sequence ATGAAGCACGATCCGCAGGACTTTCACCAACGCCTCGAAGCCCACGACGACCAGTCGATCAACCCCAGCGCCAACCCGTCGCTGGCGACGCTGATCGACCCCACCCGGCGCAACCTGCTCAAGGGCGGCTTGGGCCTGGCCGCCCTGGGTTTCTTTGGTGGCGGCCTGGCCGCCTGTAGCAAGGCGTCGGCCAGCCCGTTGCTGAACTTCGCCAGCGTGCCGCTGCAGTTCGATCCCCAGTTCGACCAGGTACTGGTGCCACCGGGCTACCGCGCCGTGCCGTTCTTCTCCTGGGGCGATGCGGTGGAGCCTGGCGCGACGGACTGGCGTCCGGACGCCAGCGACGACTGGCAGGCCCAGCTCAAGCAGGCGGGCGACAACCATGACGGCATGAATTTTTTCGCCTTCGAGGGCGAAGAGGATCGTGGCCTGCTGGTGATGAACCACGAGTACGTCAACCCGCCGTTGCATCCGTCCGGGGTGATCGACCAGAGCCGACCGCGCCCGCTGGACGAGGTGCGCAAGGAGCAGGCCGCCCATGGCGTCTCGGTGATCGAGGTGAGAAAAGGCTCGGACGGCCAATGGCACAGAGTCATGGATTCGCCCTACAACCGACGCATTAGCATGCTCACGCCAATGCGCCTGGCCGGGCCGCTGGCCGGGCTGGAGATGATGAAGACCGCCAGCGATCCCGAGGGCCTGACGGTGCTCGGCACCCTGAACAACTGCGCCACTGGCGTCACGCCCTGGGGCACCTTCCTCACCTGCGAGGAGAACTGGCACAACTACTTCATCAATCGCGACCAACAGGATTATGAGCGTCGTGTGTCGCACAAGCGCTACGGCCTGGCCACCGAGGGCACCAGCAAGAACTACGCTTGGGAAACCGCCGACGCGCGCTTCGACGCCACGCCCTATGCCGACCAGCCCCACGGCGGGCACGTCAACGAGCCGCACCGTTTCGGCTGGGTGGTGGAGATCGATCCCTTCGACCCCGGCGCGCAGCCGATCAAGCGCACCGCTTTCGGCCGCTTCAGTCGCGAGTGCGCGGCGCTGGCGCTCGGCGAGGACGGGCGCATGGCCTTCTATTCGGGCGACGACGCACGCGGCGAGTACGTCTACAAGTTCGTCCCGAGTGGGCGCTTCGACGCCGCCAATCCACGGGCCAACCGCGATCTGCTGGACGAAGGCACGCTGTATGCCGCGCGTTTCGATGCCGACGGCAGCGGCCAGTGGTTGGCCCTGGTTCACGGGCAGAACGGCCTGAGCGCCGAGCACGGTTTTGCCAGTCAGGCCGAGGTGCTGCTCAACGCCCGCGCCGCCGCCGACCGCGCCGGCGCCACGCCGATGGATCGCCCCGAGTGGGCCACGGTGCACCCCGGCACCCGCGAGGTCTATGTCGCCCTGACCAACAACGACGGCCGTGGCGACAAGCAGCCCACGGACGCCGCCAACCCGCGTCCGCACAACCTGCACGGGCAGATCCTGCGTTTCAATGAGCAGGGCGGCGACCCGACCGCCACCGCCTTCACCTGGGAGCTGTTCCTCCTGGCCGGCGAGGCCAGGGGCGCGCGGACTGCTGGCGGTGAGCCGATGCCGGCCAACCTCACCGGCACCGTCAACGGTGACATCTTCTCCTCGCCGGACGGTCTGGCCTTCGACGCCGCTGGGCGGCTGTGGATCCAGACCGACTACGACGACGAAGAGGCGCCGATGCAGGGCATGGGTTGCAACATGATGCTCTGCGCCGACCCCGCTACCCGCGAGGTGCGCCGCTTCATGGTCGGCCCGCGCGGCTGCGAGATCACCGGCCTGGCCTGGAGCCCGGACGGCAAGGCGATGTGGGCCAATATCCAGCACCCGAGCCTCAGCTACCCGGCCAGCGACGGTCGCAGTCGCCCGCGCTCGACCACCGTGCTGGTGACCCGCCTCGACGGCGGAGTGATCGGCAGCTGA